One Malania oleifera isolate guangnan ecotype guangnan chromosome 10, ASM2987363v1, whole genome shotgun sequence genomic region harbors:
- the LOC131166525 gene encoding uncharacterized protein LOC131166525, with amino-acid sequence MKRALRIKNKLGFIDGSIREPIDPDSSLMDHWLRCNDIVITWLQNSMSVDIKCNTLYAKTAHQLWVELEHHLAQQNAPRIYEIKQGIAALMQQQDSEEKRREISSDPSLTEPLALLVKDNTRQLTPQNSSQRRDKYYCSHCKIHGHSLERCFKANSSKPVCNHCHIPGHTTEKCYKLHGYPPGHRLHGRTPPIGTYAHQVSSSPLPVPEQGTHGGQSTITQEQYQELMAILRQTSQASVHSVQTAIASPPDAHIPQFSGIPLYLLAYTSKPKDILVVPWIIGTGATDHMVCATCFFTSITAEVSYSVTLPNGEAVAVTHIGTVRPTKDLILHNVLCVPSFSFNLISARKLAHTLKCCLIFLSKKCFIQDLLTWRTTGMGEVKNGLYHLLQNEVPPASKPCPKPPTYHHKQLPYTLLQTQFSMNAQNTLS; translated from the exons ATGAAGCGTGCCTTGCGTATTAAGAACAAGCTGGGTTTCATCGATGGCAGCATTCGTGAGCCAATTGATCCTGACAGTTCCTTGATGGATCATTGGCTTCGTTGCAATGACATTGTTATTACTTGGCTGCAAAACTCCATGTCGGTTGACATCAAATGCAACACCCTGTATGCAAAAACGGCACACCAGCTGTGGGTTGAACTCGAGCATCATCTTGCACAGCAAAATGCCCCAAGGATTTACGAAATCAAACAAGGAATTGCTGCCCTGATGCAGCAACAAGATTCT GAAGAGAAGCGTAGAGAGATATCTTCTGATCCTTCTCTCACAGAACCTCTTGCTCTCCTGGTCAAGGATAACACCAGACAGCTCACACCTCAAAACAGCTCTCAAAGACGTGACAAATACTATTGTTCTCATTGCAAAATTCATGGTCACTCTCTGGAGAGGTGTTTCAAGGCTAATTCTAGCAAACCAGTGTGCAATCACTGCCATATTCCTGGACATACTACAGAAAAATGTTACAAACTTCATGGCTATCCTCCAGGGCACAGACTTCATGGTAGAACTCCACCTATTGGCACGTATGCCCATCAGGTTTCATCATCTCCTCTACCTGTTCCAGAACAAGGAACTCATGGAGGTCAAAGCACTATAACTCAAGAGCAATATCAGGAACTAATGGCCATACTCAGGCAGACCAGTCAAGCCTCGGTGCATTCTGTTCAAACTGCCATAGCTTCTCCTCCTGATGCACACATTCCTCAGTTCTCTGGTATACCTCTCTATCTCTTAGCTTACACAAGCAAACCCAAAGACATTTTAGTTGTTCCCTGGATAATTGGCACAGGTGCAACAGATCATATGGTTTGTGCAACCTGTTTCTTCACTTCCATAACAGCTGAAGTCTCCTACTCTGTAACCTTGCCTAATGGAGAAGCTGTCGCTGTGACCCACATTGGCACAGTGAGACCAACAAAAGACCTTATTCTTCACAATGTCCTGTGTGTTCCATCCTTTTCTTTCAATCTCATCTCTGCCAGAAAATTGGCTCACACCTTGAAGTGTTGTCTTattttcttatctaaaaaatGTTTTATTCAGGACCTTTTGACTTGGCGCACGACTGGAATGGGTGAGGTGAAGAATGGGTTATACCATTTGCTGCAGAATGAAGTTCCTCCAGCATCCAAGCCCTGTCCAAAGCCACCAACATATCACCACAAACAGCTGCCTTACACATTGCTGCAAACCCAGTTTTCCATGAACGCACAAAACACATTGAGCTAG